A DNA window from Streptomyces asoensis contains the following coding sequences:
- a CDS encoding S8 family serine peptidase, with the protein MSRRPRLAHLPRTARMLTVSLCLGTLLPLVSGQETAAADDGPVRLPVMPARLDADAACTGASAQRATTAPWEQGNLQLTATWPFSDGAGVTVAVVDTGVSIKAPALSGRVTAVGAAGQDCVGHGTFVAGLVAAATADGVRFAGVARRARILAVRGTDERGAATAQSVASGIAEATAAGADVITVSSALAQGSPALTKSVEAALAKDVLVVAAAVPDPATGSSARDEAPVPRAYWPAAQSGVLSVLDVDARGQRPDDALLPRAADLAAPGDGVVGIGPRGSGHFIGSGASFAAAYAAGAAALVRSSHPDLTAAQTAARLTASAYPDDVPRLDPFAAVTGVVPQTPVRAAAPAPQAPLHLPGDDAAGPVRRAGLFAAAGAALVLLVIWAALALPRARTRNWRPAGAPAADEPGGARS; encoded by the coding sequence GCAGCCGCGGACGACGGCCCGGTGCGGCTGCCCGTGATGCCCGCACGTCTGGACGCGGACGCCGCCTGCACCGGGGCCTCCGCCCAGCGGGCCACCACCGCGCCCTGGGAGCAGGGGAACCTCCAGCTCACGGCCACCTGGCCGTTCTCGGACGGCGCCGGGGTGACGGTGGCGGTGGTGGACACCGGGGTGTCCATCAAGGCGCCCGCCCTGTCCGGCCGGGTCACCGCGGTCGGGGCGGCGGGCCAGGACTGCGTGGGACACGGGACGTTCGTCGCGGGGCTGGTCGCGGCGGCCACGGCCGACGGCGTGCGGTTCGCGGGGGTCGCCCGGCGGGCGAGGATCCTCGCGGTGCGCGGCACGGACGAACGGGGCGCGGCCACGGCGCAGAGCGTCGCGTCGGGGATCGCCGAGGCGACGGCGGCCGGCGCCGACGTGATCACCGTCTCGTCGGCTCTGGCCCAGGGGTCGCCCGCGCTGACGAAGTCCGTCGAGGCGGCCCTGGCGAAGGACGTGCTGGTGGTGGCGGCGGCCGTGCCCGACCCCGCGACCGGGTCCTCGGCCCGGGACGAGGCCCCGGTCCCCCGGGCGTACTGGCCCGCCGCGCAGTCCGGTGTGCTGTCGGTGCTGGACGTCGACGCGCGGGGACAGCGTCCGGACGACGCCCTGCTGCCGCGCGCCGCCGACCTGGCGGCCCCCGGCGACGGGGTGGTCGGGATCGGGCCGCGCGGCAGCGGGCACTTCATCGGCTCGGGAGCCTCCTTCGCCGCCGCGTACGCGGCCGGGGCGGCGGCCCTGGTGCGCTCCTCCCACCCGGACCTGACGGCCGCGCAGACGGCCGCCCGCCTCACCGCGAGCGCCTACCCGGACGACGTCCCCCGGCTCGACCCGTTCGCGGCGGTGACCGGGGTGGTCCCTCAGACGCCCGTGCGGGCCGCGGCCCCCGCGCCACAGGCCCCGCTTCATCTGCCCGGGGACGACGCGGCCGGACCGGTCCGGCGGGCCGGGCTGTTCGCGGCGGCGGGCGCGGCCCTGGTCCTCCTGGTGATCTGGGCCGCCCTGGCCCTCCCCCGGGCCCGCACCCGCAACTGGCGGCCGGCCGGCGCCCCGGCCGCCGACGAACCCGGCGGCGCCCGGAGCTGA